Sequence from the Erythrolamprus reginae isolate rEryReg1 chromosome Z, rEryReg1.hap1, whole genome shotgun sequence genome:
CATCCTGGGACCCGGCGACTGTCTCAAGTCCacgtcagttgccaagtgtgacTACAGGCAACGGCCGCTAAGTGTGAAGAATGGCCGGGAGTCACTTTGTTTCAGAGTTGTGGTGATTTTGAACAGCCGGTGaaggaatggttgtaagtcgaggacttcctgtacaGAAGAACAGCGTCCATGGGCGCGCAGATCGTACATCGATGGCCGCGCGTACTTATTCACCCCATGTTATCAAAAAAAGCATAACACATTCGCACCACGTGTTGTGATCCTAAGTGAGGAAACAGACCCCAGCGACTTTCTGGGTGTTCGGGGCGTAAGGCTGGGTCCTCACCCACGACACGCCCGTTAATCCTGGGGTTTGCACGTCTTACCTATCTGTTGTTCGCCAACAACCTTTTTTGACGGGTCATGGACCCTCGTGGACGCCCCCTGCCCCGCCGGGAGATACCCTGAGGGCTCCTCAGCCCAATACCCCTCTCTCCCCGCCCACCGTTCATCAAAGACGCCGCCGCGGGAAAGGAGGTAGAACAGTGGGACATGCCGGAGTAGAACAGCGGGATGTGTTCGGACGAAAGCTTGGTAAGGGACACCTGGGGTTTCAGACACAGGCATGGCGAGGCGAGCTCCGTGCTGGTTTGTGAAGCCCGCTCCTGGCGGGAGGCCGCCCGCTCCTGCCGCAAAGACCGCAGCTCGTCGCGGATCTCGGTGAGGACATTCAACAGCTGCACCTGGAGGTCCCTGTCTCTCGCCCGCTCCTCCCGTTGCTGGGTTCGTTCCTCTTGCCACACGGTTAGCTCGTGGTGGTAGAGCTGGTCCCACTGCTCTTCCATCTCCATTAAGCGATGGAGGGTGGTCCTGCAAGGCTCCTGGAGGTTCTTCCCCGGGCGGGAGCCCCCGATTCCCCGCGGCAAGGAGTGCGAAGGAGACACCCCGTCCGCAGAAGGCGATacaggaggcagggactcatctGTTAGAGTTCCCGTGCCGAGCGGAGATACGGACAgcggctgctgttgctgctgctcttCATACGGCTGCTTCTCCCATGCCGGACCCATCAGTCCCCGTGCGAAGGAACCTAGATCGGTATTGCTGGGCTCcgactcttcctcctctctctgggGTCCCAGGACTGGAAGGTCGGCACCCCTGTTGTGACCCCACTTAGAGTGACCCGCCGCCCGAGTAAGCGTGTCCTCTGGCTCGGAGGCAGGCGATCCCTGAGAACGGCAGCGATGGAGGAGCATGGCCTGCCGGTTGGAGAAATTCCGGCCTTCCTTGGCCGAGAGCCGCGGATCGAGACCCTCACCGAGACCCCCGTCAgggtcttcctcatcctcctcttcgGAATTGTAGGAAACCAGGGAGTCGCTTCTCAGTGGGGGAGGAGCAGTTGACGTTTCGGGAATCTGGAGCTCTGGACCAGAGTCagctggaggagagaagggaacaAGGTTGACCTGTGGCTCCCATCCCAGGGAACAGTGAGTTTGAATCCCACCTTAGGCAAAAGCAAATGGGTGACAATGAGCCAGTCaccgggagatggtgaattctagtcccactttatgCGTCAAAGCTgcctaggtgactttgggcccatcaccagagataatgagttctagttgGCGGGCCAATGAATTActaggagactgagagttctagtctcaccctaGGTATGAGAACTGGccaatgactttgggccaatcactaggagacagtgagttctagtctcaacTTGGGTATGAGAACtggactttgagccaatcactaggagactgagagttctagtcccgcctcggTTATGAAAACTGGccaatgactttgggccaatcactaggagacagtgagttctggtCTCACCCTAGGTATGAGAACCGGCccaatgactttgggccaatcactaggagacagtgagttctagtcccgcctaagTTATGAAAACTGGccaatgactttgggccaataactaggagatagtgagttctagtctcaacTTGGGTATGAGAACtggactttgagccaatcactaggggacggtgaattctagtcccaccttaagcatgaaacctggctgggtgactttgggccaatccctcTATCTCagtcaacccacctcacagggctgttgttgtggggaaaatcagGGGTAAGTTGTGTTGGATTTGttgtcaaaaaataataatagacgaATAAGTAAATTAAACCTCTCTACTTTGGTCTCACAGTCTCTGAGCATAACTTTGAACGATCCGCTAAACAGCTGT
This genomic interval carries:
- the LOC139153121 gene encoding uncharacterized protein, which encodes MQPAKSHRTIYINTNGQPSTLPEMEGFVSPDLTVRSPDRSLIGDYGRGEEQNSSADSGPELQIPETSTAPPPLRSDSLVSYNSEEEDEEDPDGGLGEGLDPRLSAKEGRNFSNRQAMLLHRCRSQGSPASEPEDTLTRAAGHSKWGHNRGADLPVLGPQREEEESEPSNTDLGSFARGLMGPAWEKQPYEEQQQQQPLSVSPLGTGTLTDESLPPVSPSADGVSPSHSLPRGIGGSRPGKNLQEPCRTTLHRLMEMEEQWDQLYHHELTVWQEERTQQREERARDRDLQVQLLNVLTEIRDELRSLRQERAASRQERASQTSTELASPCLCLKPQVSLTKLSSEHIPLFYSGMSHCSTSFPAAASLMNGGRGERGIGLRSPQGISRRGRGRPRGSMTRQKRLLANNR